One Cottoperca gobio chromosome 23, fCotGob3.1, whole genome shotgun sequence genomic region harbors:
- the spx gene encoding spexin prohormone 1, translating into MKGLRTIALTYVGLLTLLLLASFISQSWGAPKGSFQRRNWSPQAMLYLKGTQGRRFISEDRKEGDVYDTLHLETRSQNTENLRVDQAATVLLNFLQQARDGAKENPDEVYFQELPVWKREYF; encoded by the exons ATGAAA GGTTTGAGGACCATCGCATTAACTTATGTAGGCCTACTCACCCTTTTACTGCTGGCGTCATTTATCTCGCAGTCGTGGGGCGCACCCAAG GGCTCTTTCCAACGGAGAAACTGGTCCCCGCAGGCTATGCTGTACCTCAAGGGCACTC AGGGACGAAGGTTTATCTCAGAGGATCGAAAAGAAGGAGATGTCTATGACACATTACACTTAG AGACCCGAAGTCAGAACACAGAGAATCTGAGAGTGGACCAGGCAGCCACCGTCCTGCTCAACTTCCTGCAGCAGGCCAGAGATGGAG CTAAGGAGAACCCAGATGAGGTGTATTTCCAGGAGCTGCCGGTGTGGAAGAGAGAATACTTCTGA